GTTAATTCAATATATCTAACACGGTGTCTTTGTGCACAAGCGCAACTTCTTCTAATGATTCTAAATGATGGTTAAAGAGTTCTGAAAGCGGCGTTGTGCTTAACTATGGTACTGCAAACATATTATGCCACTATAAATCAGCAATTGCTTTTGAATGTCGCGCCTCTATAATCTCGGGTTCACGCTTGCTGTCTTCCCCTATTAATGTAATGCATTGCTTCACAAACCTTTATGCACACATTGTCCTGAATTATTTCTTTGAAAAGTAAGATTTATCAAGGTCCATTGGAAGCACCTGGTGTTCACTGTGTGTTACCGAACGCAGCAAAAGTGTTGCCAAGGTTGTCAGTGACATCCACCCGGTCACGATCAGTCAATACTTACGTCTAGCTCAAAGGTTTGCAGGGCCGTCCTGTAACCTCCAGACACCGGCGGGAGAGTTCTAAGCACTTCTTTAACCACGCAGTCCAGGTAATGCAATTGACTCAGTTTCTCCAAACTTAAATACGGTTGATGACATGAATAGTGTCCTTCTTCCACGGTAGCTGGCATGGTATCGGGTGGCCCGCTGGTGCTGTGGTGGGTTAAGTCAAACCCTTTCTGCGGTTTAGTTTCCGTTGTTGAATTTTCGTGTGTACCCTGCTTTTCTGCTGATCCTTCGGGGACGACGACAGTAGGCAGTGAGTTTCCGTTTTTGCAACCTACAAACTGCACACTGTGCACGTTAAATCCATGTGAGACCAGCTCCTGCTTGGCTTTTTCAGCGACAGAGGGGTGCCTCATGAGCTGCAGGATCAGAGAGGTGCTAGCGCTGGCGGTGGTAGAGTAGGCTGCAAAGATAAGTTCAACAGCAGACTCCTGGGGATAAACAGACACAAAGTTGGACACAGTCTCTTGCAAAATGTAGCGGTTTTAAGCAAACCACAACTCCAATAAGGTATTAATCAAGTTACTGAGCATGCATGTCAGTTTAAGCGCCACAGTTTACTTCAAATTAAAAACACGATTAAAGTTTGTTCATAAACATGATTAAGATGTATGCATTTCATTGGGATTATCGTCAGCATCTAAATTCGCCTTTACACATCtttaactgaaaaaataaataggcCTACTGTAAattgacatttacattttttttttttaccttcaacTCTTGTATGCTTAATTCTTTGTCATTTTCCTTGGCGCTGCTCAGCATGTAATCAAGTGCGTCACTGTATTCCTCTGATTGGTTCTGCTGTAGTTTGTCCACAATTATTTTCTCCATACATTCGTGGAGTATATCTCGAGCTTTGATAccctttaagaaagaaaaaaagcaagcaaaTGCACATGGAATTTAGTTTCCCCCTAATTATAAGCTACAAAAAGAGAGCTTAATGAAAAGacattgtaatatttattttaaaaatatgtagctAGGCTAACTAATAGTATATAGTTATACGTTATTAAAACGATTTTGAGAcaccttttttttattgagaTGTCTGCAACGAATTAACTAACATTTTGCAGGCGAACTTGGCCACATTTCTGGTATGAAGCACATTTTAGTTGTATATGTAATATTTATCAACACTGACTGCAGATGGCAAATGCACTCAGTGACATATCATTTTTTCCCAACGAACAGAAGTATTGGGTTGAATGAAGTATTCCTTAAACATACAACATTACACACAAGCACCTTTTGTTAAATCAAATGTGGATTTTGTACACATGTAATAAGAGTGCATATGCTGCGTTAttcaaagtagttttttttttaaatatacaatgtaTTTGTAACAATGCAATGCAGTAAGGTAGGGGAGGAAAAAACCGTTTGCACTTACTTTGCGAAGCCCACTAAATGGCACGTCAAGAGGAAGAGAGAACAGGTTCTCCATAAGCTGCTCGAAAGTCTTGGAAAGGTAGTCCAGATGGTCGTCTTCCACATTGAGTCCCAATAGGACGCGGACTGCGATGCGAAAAGTGAGGGCTTTGGCAGAAGGGTATACATTGATGGAGCCCCGATTTGCACACCAGCTTTCAACCTCTGTCCTGACAACACCCTGAATGCGGGGGATATACGTCTCCAGAGCCGCGTGGCTAAACACTTTGGCTAAAATCTAGACACAGACGTGATTGGTTTGCAGTTTAGTAGATGTTTATCAGACAAACAACATCCATGTAACTAATACACAACCAAGGAAAAAACAGCTGCTCATACCTGTAGCTTAACTCTAGCAGacacgcgttttttttttttttttttacaaatgcttTCTACCATGTGACTTTTCTGTAAGTTGACCTCCATTTGATATAAATGTTACTGTATTTGGAAACAGTAGCAACCTTCAATTAcaagtgtgtatgtatgtatgagtataaattatatatatatatcttttaagCATTCACTTGAAGTAAGACAATTTCGTTGTAGCAATTCTTGACAGAAACTAATAACAAACTAAatgcacaacaaaaaaaaactaaaatgtaaatgcatcctcacctttcttttctgtttgtggaAGTCCCCAATAGAGTTAACCAAAGTGTTAGCCCCAAGGATGATCCGAGTACTTTGGGGCCATTGTGTGTTCACTAAATTGTGTTCTCCCAGTAATATTTTACGGATgttctcggctcctgtcactcggATAACAGGTTTGCCTAAGAGATGGGTTCTAAAGACGTTTCCGTACTTCTCTCTCCTGGAGATGTGAAAACTGGAACCCTgccataaaaaatacaataaggtGAAAGAGGTGTTAAATTCACGCATACGCTGCTAATGACGTTCAACTACAATCCACTTGGGTATCACAGCACTGCCTCCTGAAAGAGATACCACATGTCTGGCAATAGAACCCAGCCAAGCAGGGCAAGGCCGGTCTGGGGTTCAATAAACCCCACGTTGTAAGGGTTATGCTAATGCGCGTTCATTATGGTTTCTTATTGATGCACGATACTTTAAAAATCAATCTGTAGTCTGCTTACTATTAAAACTGAGTGAACAACACATTATACACGGGAGTAGTGCACCATATTCATTTGTATATCTGATGTTCAGTGGTATATATTAGAATAAATATGATCATATTTTATTAgtaattttaatacaacaacatgAAGGCCTATATCTTCATAGTTGTATGTGCAATATAGAACCATAATGCAACATAATAATAGTTAGGTGTCAAAAGTTGACAAGACAGCATTACTCTTGCAAGCGTCACATTACCTGCAGCAGCCAGTGAAAGGTTTCTCCGAACAGAGGCCAACCCATGGAACCCTTTGGAAGAGGTAGTTTACACGTCCTGTCCCTTGTCATGCGCCAGCGAAAGGCCCAGAGTTGACGGGATACGGCAAGGAGCAGCAGCACGGAGATTATAGACGTGAAGACAGTGCCCAGCACCATGAAATAACTGACCTCAAGCAGGAACATTTTCGGCATCAGATTGGGTTTTCCAAACACCGATTTATTTTAATCATGAATAATACAATCTGAAAGCTTcagataaaacaaatgtattgtaaagttggATTGTGATGGGCGTGTGTCCACTCTccgggttatttatttatttatttatttttctgagtTATTCTAAATCCAGTGGAAGTCTAGAAATTAAATAGAAAATGTTGTTAGAGAACATACAAATGGCATGTTTATAGTTTAGAAATGATTATGCCGCTCTCTGTTAATTCTCAATCTCAAAATAATTCAATTGAAATGCATACCCAAACTTGTGTGGGTATATAAGAAACGCATCAGACACAATACTCAAAAATGTTTAAGGTTCGCTATTGCGATCGTGCTGTTTGTATTGGATATGCACAGGTTAATAGCGGTTCAGtattacataaaacacaaatcaTAAAAGATGATCGGCAAGGTTAACCGCGTGGTTTAAATCAATTATAGAGAAAGAATATGCGCTGCTTTTTATGATATGAACGTGGGTTTAAGCCGTTCATGTAATTGAAAGTTGAATAGCCTACATTATCTCGCATGCTGGTTTATTTAAAGAATGGTAATAGATATTAAAATATAACAAGACTATGCAATTAGAATCAGTGACTTGACTTTACGTTGCTTAGTTGTTAGGAGCTGATATTCATCATTATCTTATTTAATAATTCTATGCTTGTATGGTAAATATTACGTACTTATAGTGAATCGAGTTAAACATAAACATCAGTCTTAAAAATGAATGCGAAAAACTTGAAACTTACTCTGCCTTGTGTGTAGAACCATATCACTTATGATAGCCAATACTGAGTGAAAGTCTCATTCCAAAAATCTCATCTTCTTTTACTGCTTTCTGTCTTGTAGAGTGAGCGTTTTATATGATCCACCTTCACAAATGACGTGGTTTTTGAATATGTAAATAGGTTGATGGATTGTGAGGATTCGAGCAAAGTTTGGTGATCATATATACTGTGATTGAGAGCGCGGGATGGCAAGAGGTTTGTGAGACAGATCACAAGAGTGCGGATCGAATGGCAGCTCATTGAGAATACAGGTAACCAGCCAATAGCAGGAAATCCACGGAGTTTACCACACATAGCCATTCACTCAGCCTATAACCCGAGCTCGGTGATTCTTCTAAACTGACCACTGGccaaatatgtataaaatataaacGGCACAAGCCTATTTCACAGTAAGTGAAGTCTATCCTTGTTTAGGTGTGAATGaaaaagtgtgtttgtttgtttggtcttgGCTACATTTCTTTCCGTAAAAAAACTTAACAAAAACATAGAAAAGGCTATTAAAATTATGCTTAAAAAGCAGcaggttgttgttgttgatgatggtaataataataataacaataataattcacAAATACTAGACTTATTGTATAAAAACGAGGCTATTAATGCGTAGTATGAATTAAATAtctaatatacatttttaaaatgagaataaTAAAAGAACATTTAATGTATGCCTTTTTCAAGAATTAGAACAGTAGGCCTGCTACACAcgtcttattatttttaaatattcagtTAAATACTTGAACGGTATGTagactataaaaaaaatcaaatacgaATGGAAAAATTCAAATATGAATGGAATATACAGGCTGACTTGGACCATTTCTCAATTTGATTTAAGTCAGTGTCAGAATCACTTTTTCGTTATAACGTACAGTACATTGTTTTAACTATTACAATGTACCagtgtggccaaaagttttccatcaactagaattttaggcttgagacataattttatatatatatatatatatatatatatatatatatatatatatatatatatatatatatatatatatatgtgtgtgtgtgtgtgaacataatttcgatattgttttttaacatcatgtaatcaaagaaactacaaaatgatatcgcaagtctAGCGGAAGTCATAATACAGTATTTCTTCTTATATtgagaaatgtcacatttttaaatttttgtcagtatatggacaactacaaagcggtataggTAATTCCATATGTTAACGTATTCGAAATGAGTTAATTATtgtgggtgatgcaaaacttttggccatagctgtatattgagAAAAAGTAGGCTAACGTTTTATTTACTTTACATTTATACTTTCCGAATACcaaatctttaaaaacaaagaTCAGAATTGCCCATCACATAAGATCACTCAAAGCTATGCTTCCAATAATGCACCCTCCGCAGTAGTTAACACATCAACATGGATATTCATAAGCCTTAATTTAAATGATTCTACAGTCGTCTCGTTTCTAGTCTTTaagaaaaacatttcagtgtTACATTTAGGGCGCAGGGCACACCTatcaaagttttttgttttttttaatgccagtATTTGGATGTGTCACTTCAATAAAGCCAGTCGAGACTCCCCACAGGAGTCGGCTCTGTTTTCATTCAGCCTTCTGAAAGCTAGGCAATTAAAAGGCTATTTAATTATTCCATCTACTTGGTTTAAGCGCGCCTTTGGATTCTGTGCTGGATAGGCAAATACATGCGTTTGGTTTGCTTGGTTAGTTTTAGTACATGTTTAAAATGATCTGGAAAGGGGTGTCTTAAAACACAAAGAATGCTGTAATATAGAACATAAAACCGTATCTTCAGCCACTTGGTGTTTATTTTTGGTGAATCGTACCATCTCTCTATGGCAGATGGTCGTTGTTGCTTTCACCAGTGGCTTATGTAGTGCAggtttaaaacacacatttaaatataggGGATGATGTGGTTATGCCAGGCATGATCTGACAGTATAGCATAAGCATTTTTTCCCCCAGAACAATGTGTTCCAGACATATGTTTATAGCGCTATACATACAAGTATGATaagaaaaaaagtacattatGATGAATTAAGTGCATTACCTTTTATTAACCTTAATCCATCTATTGAGCTGTGTGATGTAATGTCACCCAACATAAAGCGAATCTGTTAATCTGAATTTTTtatcagatatatatatatatatatatatatatatatatatatatatatatatatatatatattgcatgttcATATATAAATACAGCATACTAAGGTGTTGATTTGTGACGTTTATGGAAGTATAGGACACATATATATTCAGAAGTTACTATTGTGAACTGTTGAAACACTGCTTTATTATCACATTTAGCCATATTGCTTGTTTATTCAttcctttctttttgtttgtactcatctgagaaagtttaaaagataGTCCTGTAGTTTTTTGGCATCTGATGTTATCTAAGGGCAAGGCAATCAGttgcaacaaaaaaacagcaatgagCTTACACATGAGGAAAACATTGTTATACAAATACTTAGGACAACTCTAAAGATCATCACAGTTTTAAATTAATTGAAACCTTATATAGGAAACTCTGATAGAGAGGATCAACAGGGAAACCAACCTTCTTAAACGTGACAAACGTAATTGTATcttttagtttttatatttttaatgttcAAATAAGTTAACCATGGTGTCATTATGTGTGGAAGTGGAGGCTGAAATACTATCTATACCCTGAAAAGAAAATCACAACATGTTACGAAAACTGTTCACATTAAAGAAGTTACTTCTGCCTTTGTTCAGACCCGTGTAGGAGTCATGATTGACAGTTATCCAAACAGCAGCGCTGGAACAA
The sequence above is a segment of the Acipenser ruthenus chromosome 7, fAciRut3.2 maternal haplotype, whole genome shotgun sequence genome. Coding sequences within it:
- the LOC117415297 gene encoding cytochrome P450 26B1-like, whose protein sequence is MPKMFLLEVSYFMVLGTVFTSIISVLLLLAVSRQLWAFRWRMTRDRTCKLPLPKGSMGWPLFGETFHWLLQGSSFHISRREKYGNVFRTHLLGKPVIRVTGAENIRKILLGEHNLVNTQWPQSTRIILGANTLVNSIGDFHKQKRKILAKVFSHAALETYIPRIQGVVRTEVESWCANRGSINVYPSAKALTFRIAVRVLLGLNVEDDHLDYLSKTFEQLMENLFSLPLDVPFSGLRKGIKARDILHECMEKIIVDKLQQNQSEEYSDALDYMLSSAKENDKELSIQELKESAVELIFAAYSTTASASTSLILQLMRHPSVAEKAKQELVSHGFNVHSVQFVGCKNGNSLPTVVVPEGSAEKQGTHENSTTETKPQKGFDLTHHSTSGPPDTMPATVEEGHYSCHQPYLSLEKLSQLHYLDCVVKEVLRTLPPVSGGYRTALQTFELDGYQIPKGWSVMYSIRDTHETAAVYQSPELFDPDRFGTEREEGKAGRFNYIPFGGGVRSCIGRKLAQIILKILAVELLSTVRWELATPTYPKMQTVPIVHPVNGLHVCFNYLNSHQENNASQKP